In Streptomyces seoulensis, the following are encoded in one genomic region:
- a CDS encoding MurR/RpiR family transcriptional regulator: protein MSASDSPANRLQALFEGHRLTPTQRRIAHSMVRRAADVPFLSSVELAELAGVSQPSVTRFAVALGFDGYPALRRHLREVVPAEPASDNGAFNEYQQAVEAEIENLRHLAELLADPAPVERAGRVLAASRPLLVLGLRAAAPQAFGFAYFAAKVHPDVRLLDEGGSMVQDRIDAAVRAGASALLCFALPRHPREVLDTLAYAREAGLTIVTVADSAFAPVAKYSDLLLPAAVGTGLAFDTACAPMLLGRVLLEALCDGLPDAQARLEEFDARASARGLFVE from the coding sequence ATGAGCGCGAGCGACAGCCCTGCGAACCGGTTGCAGGCGCTCTTCGAGGGGCACCGGCTCACGCCCACCCAGCGCCGCATCGCGCACAGCATGGTGCGCCGCGCGGCCGACGTGCCGTTCCTGTCCAGCGTGGAGCTGGCCGAGCTGGCCGGGGTCAGCCAGCCCTCCGTCACCCGGTTCGCGGTCGCCCTCGGCTTCGACGGCTACCCGGCGCTCCGCCGCCATCTGCGCGAGGTCGTGCCCGCCGAACCGGCCTCGGACAACGGCGCGTTCAACGAGTACCAGCAGGCCGTCGAGGCCGAGATCGAGAACCTCCGCCACCTCGCCGAACTCCTCGCCGACCCGGCCCCGGTCGAGCGCGCGGGGCGGGTGCTGGCCGCCTCCCGCCCGCTCCTGGTGCTGGGGCTGCGCGCCGCCGCCCCGCAGGCGTTCGGCTTCGCCTACTTCGCCGCCAAGGTCCACCCCGACGTGCGGCTGCTCGACGAGGGCGGCTCGATGGTGCAGGACCGCATCGACGCCGCCGTACGGGCCGGTGCCTCCGCGCTGCTCTGCTTCGCGCTGCCCCGGCATCCGCGCGAGGTGCTGGACACCCTCGCGTACGCCAGGGAGGCCGGGCTGACCATCGTCACGGTGGCCGACTCCGCCTTCGCGCCGGTCGCCAAGTACTCCGACCTGCTGCTGCCCGCCGCCGTCGGCACCGGGCTCGCCTTCGACACCGCGTGCGCGCCGATGCTGCTGGGCCGGGTCCTGCTGGAGGCGCTGTGCGACGGCCTGCCCGACGCGCAGGCCCGGCTGGAGGAGTTCGACGCCCGGGCCTCGGCCCGGGGGCTCTTCGTGGAGTGA
- a CDS encoding roadblock/LC7 domain-containing protein, which translates to MLPESDLAAVVDELRRLRTRVPQLTGALAAGVDGLVVAHDTPGVDPDGLAALTAASLGVAVRLADATGNGSFRELLVRGERGYVATYAAGRTAVLTLLAQDRVNVGRLHLEGRRAGARVGELLDAAEAEARRRPPERPARPAPARTRAATRTPRATATETPTATES; encoded by the coding sequence ATGCTGCCCGAATCGGACCTGGCCGCCGTCGTCGACGAGCTGCGGCGGCTACGCACCCGCGTACCCCAGCTCACCGGCGCCCTGGCGGCGGGCGTGGACGGCCTGGTCGTCGCCCACGACACCCCCGGCGTCGACCCCGACGGGCTGGCGGCGCTCACCGCGGCCTCGCTGGGCGTCGCCGTCCGGCTCGCCGACGCCACCGGCAACGGCAGCTTCCGGGAGCTGCTGGTGCGCGGCGAGCGCGGCTATGTCGCCACCTACGCGGCCGGCCGCACCGCCGTACTGACGCTGCTCGCGCAGGACCGGGTCAACGTGGGGCGGCTGCACCTGGAGGGCCGCCGGGCCGGTGCCCGCGTCGGGGAACTGCTCGACGCCGCCGAGGCCGAGGCCCGGCGCCGCCCGCCGGAGCGGCCCGCCCGGCCCGCGCCCGCCCGTACCCGCGCCGCCACCCGCACCCCCCGGGCCACGGCCACCGAAACACCTACCGCAACCGAGAGTTGA
- a CDS encoding diaminopimelate decarboxylase, whose protein sequence is MAQETVEHDGTEKREREAAARVARRDAAVRGAVAGGLLGPDAPLVALLDVAGIRESAAALRAAFDAVVAPGTPVLHAFAVKAAPLVPVLSLLHAAGLGAEAASPGELALVRAAGVPASRTVLDSPAKTPGELREALALGVAVNADNPQELARIDALVAAGATGSPLGIRVNPQVGGGTIGATSTATPTSKFGVALLDEGAREWVVRAYLDRPWLTRLHAHTGSQGIPLPLMARGVAEAYALAEEVNGRAGRRQIDTLDIGGGLPVDFTAEATAPTYAEYARLLAAEVPGLFDGRYGLVTEFGRSLLAKHGTVLARVEYAKSAGGRRIAVTHAGVQVATRTVYAPAQWPLRVAAYDAGGKPKSGPEVVQDVAGPACFSGDLLAEGRALPALEQGDLAAVLDTGAYYFAHHYSYNSLARPGVYGFVPDGAGGVEFAVVREPQTVAQIVAESGGAHADALTTLDAPGSR, encoded by the coding sequence GTGGCACAGGAGACCGTGGAGCACGACGGCACCGAGAAGCGGGAGCGGGAGGCCGCCGCGCGTGTCGCCCGGCGGGACGCCGCCGTGCGGGGCGCGGTGGCCGGCGGGCTGCTCGGCCCGGACGCGCCGCTGGTCGCGCTGCTGGACGTGGCCGGCATCCGGGAGTCGGCGGCGGCCCTGCGCGCGGCGTTCGACGCGGTCGTGGCGCCGGGCACCCCGGTGCTGCACGCCTTCGCCGTGAAGGCGGCCCCGCTGGTGCCCGTACTGAGCCTGCTGCACGCGGCCGGCCTTGGCGCCGAGGCGGCGAGCCCCGGCGAGCTGGCCCTCGTGCGGGCGGCCGGGGTGCCCGCCTCGCGGACCGTGCTCGACTCCCCCGCCAAGACGCCCGGCGAGCTGCGCGAGGCGCTGGCGCTGGGGGTCGCCGTCAACGCGGACAACCCGCAGGAGCTGGCCCGCATCGACGCCCTGGTGGCGGCCGGGGCCACCGGCTCCCCGCTCGGCATCCGGGTGAACCCGCAGGTCGGGGGCGGGACCATCGGGGCGACCTCCACGGCGACGCCGACCTCGAAGTTCGGGGTGGCGCTGCTGGACGAGGGGGCCCGGGAGTGGGTGGTGCGGGCGTACCTGGACCGGCCCTGGCTGACCCGGCTGCACGCGCACACCGGCTCGCAGGGCATCCCGCTGCCGCTGATGGCACGGGGCGTGGCGGAGGCGTACGCGCTGGCGGAGGAGGTCAACGGGCGGGCCGGGCGGCGCCAGATCGACACCCTGGACATCGGCGGCGGCCTGCCCGTCGACTTCACGGCGGAGGCGACCGCGCCGACCTACGCGGAGTACGCCCGGCTGCTGGCCGCCGAGGTGCCGGGGCTGTTCGACGGACGGTACGGGCTGGTGACCGAGTTCGGCCGCTCGCTGCTGGCCAAGCACGGCACGGTGCTGGCGCGGGTGGAGTATGCCAAGAGCGCGGGCGGCCGGCGGATCGCGGTGACGCACGCGGGCGTGCAGGTGGCCACGCGGACGGTGTACGCCCCGGCGCAGTGGCCACTGCGGGTCGCCGCGTACGACGCCGGAGGGAAGCCCAAGTCCGGGCCGGAGGTGGTGCAGGACGTGGCGGGGCCGGCCTGTTTCTCCGGGGACCTGCTGGCCGAGGGCCGCGCCCTGCCCGCGCTGGAGCAGGGCGACCTGGCGGCCGTGCTGGACACCGGGGCCTATTACTTCGCGCACCACTACTCGTACAACTCCCTTGCCCGGCCCGGTGTCTACGGCTTCGTGCCGGACGGTGCCGGGGGCGTGGAGTTCGCGGTGGTGCGGGAGCCGCAGACGGTGGCGCAGATCGTGGCCGAGTCCGGCGGGGCGCACGCGGACGCGCTCACCACCCTGGACGCGCCCGGGAGCCGTTGA
- a CDS encoding PLP-dependent aminotransferase family protein: MSDYRSVADAVAEEIRGGALRPGDRLPPQRTFARRHGIAESTATRVYRELARRGLTVGEVGRGTYVRAGAETATPALTEPAAARVDLELNHSTLPGHAALLAEGLAPLTRPDILGDALRPAGAAGTPAAREAAADLLARGGWRPGPGQVLFAGNGRQAVSAAVAALVPPGGRLGVEELTYPVIRTVAARLGVTLVPLAMDEQGLVPGAVERAHRRAPLHAVYTQPTLHNPLSLTAPPARLAALAEVLTRLDLTVIEDAVWGFLRRELPPFAALLPERTVLVDSLSKRVAPGLTLGFLVAPPARTDALATSLRSGGWTPMRFALEVMRRWQRDGTADRLVADRQRDAAERQALAARRLDGFDVRGDARAYHCWWRLPEGRRADTFVAAAARHGIAVAPAAAFAVRRDSAPHAVRLALASPPADVLAAALDTLAGIAGSAPEDLLAD; this comes from the coding sequence GTGAGCGACTACCGGAGCGTGGCCGACGCGGTGGCCGAGGAGATCCGCGGCGGAGCCCTCCGCCCCGGTGACCGGCTGCCCCCGCAGCGGACGTTCGCCCGGCGGCACGGCATCGCCGAGTCCACCGCCACGCGCGTCTACCGCGAACTCGCCCGCCGCGGCCTCACCGTCGGCGAGGTCGGCCGGGGCACCTACGTCCGCGCCGGAGCCGAGACCGCAACCCCCGCCCTCACCGAACCGGCCGCCGCCCGCGTGGACCTGGAGCTGAACCACTCCACCCTGCCCGGCCACGCCGCCCTGCTGGCCGAGGGCCTGGCCCCGCTCACCCGCCCCGACATCCTCGGCGACGCCCTCCGCCCGGCCGGCGCCGCCGGCACCCCCGCCGCCCGGGAGGCCGCCGCCGACCTGCTCGCCCGGGGCGGCTGGCGCCCCGGCCCCGGACAGGTGCTGTTCGCCGGGAACGGCCGCCAGGCCGTCTCCGCCGCCGTCGCCGCCCTGGTCCCGCCCGGCGGGCGGCTCGGGGTGGAGGAGCTGACGTACCCGGTCATCCGTACCGTCGCCGCCCGGCTCGGCGTCACGCTCGTACCGCTCGCCATGGATGAGCAGGGGCTCGTCCCCGGCGCCGTCGAGCGGGCGCACCGGCGCGCCCCGCTGCACGCGGTGTACACGCAGCCGACCCTGCACAACCCGCTCTCGCTCACCGCACCGCCCGCCCGGCTGGCCGCGCTCGCCGAGGTGCTGACCCGGCTGGACCTCACCGTCATCGAGGACGCGGTGTGGGGTTTCCTGCGCCGCGAACTCCCGCCGTTCGCGGCCCTGTTGCCCGAGCGGACCGTGCTGGTCGACAGCCTCTCCAAGCGCGTCGCCCCCGGCCTCACCCTCGGATTCCTCGTCGCACCCCCGGCCCGCACCGACGCCCTGGCCACCTCGCTGCGCTCCGGCGGCTGGACCCCGATGCGGTTCGCCCTGGAGGTCATGCGGCGCTGGCAGCGCGACGGCACCGCCGACAGGCTCGTGGCGGACAGGCAGCGGGACGCGGCCGAACGGCAGGCGCTCGCGGCCCGGCGGCTCGACGGGTTCGACGTGCGCGGGGACGCCCGCGCCTATCACTGCTGGTGGCGGCTGCCCGAGGGGCGGCGCGCGGACACCTTCGTCGCCGCCGCCGCGCGGCACGGCATCGCCGTCGCCCCGGCCGCCGCCTTCGCCGTACGCCGCGACAGCGCCCCGCACGCGGTCCGGCTCGCCCTCGCCTCACCGCCCGCCGACGTGCTCGCGGCCGCCCTGGACACCCTGGCCGGGATCGCGGGGTCCGCGCCGGAGGATCTGCTCGCCGACTGA
- a CDS encoding LysE family translocator codes for MLIEPSAALGVTVVALGMVLTPGPNMIYLVSRSITQGRRAGLVSLGGVALGFVAYLLAANLGLSVLFRAVPELYIGVKLAGAGYLAYLAWSALRPGGVSVFAPREVPPDSPRRLFTMGLMTNLLNPKIAIMYVSLIPQFVDLDRGHVLTQGLLLGSCQIAVSVAVNLAVVLAAGTIATFLSRRPAWLKFQRYAMGTVLGALAVTLAVDTSGPSVTS; via the coding sequence ATGCTCATCGAGCCCAGCGCGGCCCTGGGGGTGACGGTGGTGGCCCTGGGGATGGTCCTCACCCCGGGCCCGAACATGATCTACCTGGTCTCCCGCAGCATCACCCAGGGCAGGCGCGCCGGGCTGGTCTCCCTCGGCGGGGTGGCCCTGGGCTTCGTCGCCTACCTGCTGGCGGCCAACCTCGGCCTCTCGGTGCTCTTCCGCGCGGTGCCGGAGCTGTACATCGGGGTGAAGCTGGCCGGCGCGGGATACCTCGCGTATCTGGCCTGGTCGGCGCTGCGGCCGGGCGGCGTCTCGGTGTTCGCCCCGCGCGAGGTCCCGCCGGACTCCCCGCGCAGGCTCTTCACGATGGGGCTGATGACGAACCTGCTCAACCCGAAGATCGCCATCATGTACGTGTCCCTGATCCCGCAGTTCGTCGACCTGGACCGGGGTCACGTCCTCACCCAGGGCCTCCTGCTGGGCTCCTGCCAGATCGCGGTGAGCGTCGCGGTGAACCTCGCCGTCGTCCTCGCCGCCGGCACGATCGCCACGTTCCTGTCCCGGCGGCCGGCCTGGCTCAAGTTCCAGCGGTACGCGATGGGGACGGTGCTGGGGGCGCTGGCCGTCACCTTGGCGGTGGACACGTCTGGGCCGAGCGTCACGAGCTGA